The Equus asinus isolate D_3611 breed Donkey chromosome 22, EquAss-T2T_v2, whole genome shotgun sequence genome has a segment encoding these proteins:
- the PTHLH gene encoding parathyroid hormone-related protein: protein MLRRLVQQWSVAVFLLSYSVPSCGRSVEELGRRLKRAVSEHQLLHDKGKSIQDLRRRFFLHHLIAEIHTAEIRATSEVSPNSKPAPNTKNHPVRFGSDDEGRYLTQETNKLEPYKEQPLKTPGKKKKGKPGKRKEQEKKKRRTRSAWLNSEVAESGLDGDYLSDFSTTSPELYLRRH, encoded by the exons ATGCTGCGGAGGCTGGTTCAGCAGTGGAGCGTCGCGGTGTTCCTGCTGAGCTACTCGGTGCCCTCCTGCGGGCGCTCGGTGGAGGAGCTCGGCCGCCGGCT CAAAAGAGCTGTGTCTGAACATCAGCTGCTCCATGACAAGGGAAAGTCCATCCAAGATTTACGAAGACGGTTCTTCCTTCACCACCTGATTGCCGAAATCCACACAGCGGAAATCAGAGCTACCTCGGAGGTCTCCCCCAACTCCAAGCCTGCTCCCAACACCAAGAACCACCCCGTCCGATTTGGGTCTGACGATGAGGGCAGATACCTCACTCAGGAAACCAACAAGCTGGAGCCGTACAAAGAGCAGCCCCTGAAGACGCCgggcaagaagaagaaaggcaagCCTGGGAAGCGCAAggagcaggagaagaagaaacGGCGAACTCGGTCGGCCTGGCTGAACTCCGAAGTGGCTGAGAGTGGGCTGGATGGGGACTACCTGTCTGACTTCTCCACGACGTCGCCGGAGCTCTATTTACG GAGGCATTGA